The genomic DNA GTCGGTCGTTTGTGCCTGTGATGGGAGATACCAAAGTGCCGATAGCAGGATGGCGGCCCAACGTAAGACGGCTATATGCTTTTTTATTCTCATTCTACTAATATTTTATTTATATAAGAAAGTTTCAACTTTTTTCTCGGCGTGAAAATTTATTTTCATGCAATGGAAAATTTTTTTTCATCCGAAGAAAATTTATTTTCATGCTGAGGAACTATTAGGGGAAAGGGCATTAGGGAGAGGATTGCGGGTAAGTAAATGGAAATGAGAGCGATTTGCGCCATATCTCGGTGATTTGCACAGAGGGGTTAAGTGCAGAAGATGTGGATTTATGCAGAAGTTCCGTTACCAAATCGTTAGTCCATTCCTTGAATGGTAACGAAGAGGTAAGATGAAGGTAATTGACAGAAGAGTATTCGGTAACTCACCTTTCTGTCGTTACGGTGCTTATGCTTTGTATTACAATGTTTTGCGTAGCTAAAAACGCTTCTGTAACGGGTAATTTTGCCAATAAAAATAGAAGCGTATGCAAAGAGAAAAATTCAAGATTTTGCTCTACCTGAAAAAGAGCGGATTGGACAAGTTGGGGCAAGCTCCGATAATGGGGCGTATAACCTACGGGCGAACCATCGCCCAATTCAGTTGTAAGCTTTCATGTGCCCCCGATTTGTGGAACGCTCGTGAGAGCAGACTGAATGGCAAGAGTCGTGAGGCAGTGGTTACGAATGGCAAGTTGGAGCGTTTGCTCCTCTCTGTACAGTCGGCTTATAGAGTTCTTTATGAACGAGGTGCGGTCTTTACTGCAACAGACATCAAGGAGCTGTTCCAAGGAAGTATGCAAACTCAAATCACCTTTTTGGAGCGATACGACCGAATGGTTAAAGATATGGAACAAAAGGTGGGCATCGAAATAAAGGCTACAACTATGAGTAGTTACCACACTGTTCGCAAGCACTTACAAGTCTTTATTGGTGAGAAGTACCATACGGCAGATATTCCTTTCGGACAGATGGAAGAAGATTTCTTGGAATGCTTGCAACACTACTCTGTCGGAAAGCTGGGACATTCGCAAGGTCATTATCGTAAGATGGCTTTGGCAGTGAAGAAACTCTGCCGTTTGGCATATCGTGAGGGCTTGACAGAGCGACAACTGTTTGCTCACATAGAGATAGAGCGAGGAGAGAACAAACAACCTCGTGCCTTGGATAGGGCTTCGTTGGATAAGTTGCTGGGATTGACCTTTGAGCCTTATGAAGTGGAGCTGGAAACCGCCCGTAATCTCTTTCTCTTCTCCTGCTATACGGGTGTTGCCTATTGCGATATGGTCGCCCTTAATAGGGAACATCTTTTTACGGACGATGAAGGGGCGTTGTGGCTGAAGTTTCGCAGGCAAAAGACGAATACCCTTTGCCGAGTGAAGCTCCTATCCGAAGCGGTTCGTATGATAGAGCGGTATCAGTCCGAGGAGCGCAACACTCTTTTTGCGCCTATTACTTATTCAGCTTATCTCGTTCAGCTCAAAGCCCTGCAACTTCGGGCTGGTATCTCTATTCCCCTTTCGGCACACGTCGGTCGCCACACCTTTGCGACCTTGATTACTTTGGAACGAGGTGTTCCCATCGAAACGGTCAGTCGAATGTTGGGACACAGCAACATCCAAACGACCGAGCGATACGCCCACGTTACCCCGAAGAAACTCTTTGATGAGTTCGGGCGATTTCTCTCTTTCACTGAAAACCTAACCTTAACCTTGTAAGACCTATGCGTAGTACATTCAAAATCTTATTCTATATCAATAAGAACAAGACCAAAGCAGACGGAACAACAGCAATCCTTTGTCGTATCACCATTGACGGAGCGAACGTGGTGATAACCACAGGCGAAAACGTTGCTCCTAACGATTGAAGTGTGAAGCGAGGGGAAACAACGGATAAGAAGATAAACCAACGCCTGCAAGCATCGAAAGGAAACTTATATTCCAACCCTTCTGGAAACAACGGATAAGAAGATAAACCAACGCCTGCAAGCCTTTCGGGAGGAAATCGAACAAGGGTACAATACTTTGCTCTACAAATATGGAGCGGTGAGTGCCGAACTTCTGAAGAACTACTTACAAGGCATCGGGAGAACTCCAATGACACTTCTTGCCCTTAGTGCGAAAGAACTCAAAGCCCAACAAGAAAGCAAGAGCGAGGGAACGTATAGCAACAATCGAATTTCCGATAAACAGCTTGATGCTTTTGTGCGAAGTCGTGGCGAAGAGGATATTCTTTTAACAGCTCTTACGATGGATTTCTTTGATGATTATCGGTTTCATTTGAAGAAAGAGGGCTATGCTCCTGCCACGATAAACAAGCATCTCTGTTGGCTGAGCCGATTGATGTATAGAGCCGTCAGTCAGGGGACAATACGCTTCAATCCGTTTGAAGAAGCGAAGTATGAAGCCGTGGAGCGCAAACCTCGGTTTCTGAGTAAAGGCGACGTAGCAAAACTCTTGGCATTTCCCTTGCAAGACGAAGGAGCGGAACTAAGCCGAAGAATGTTTCTTTTCTCCGTCTTTACGGGTTTGGCATTTGCCGACTTACAGAGCCTGCGAGTTTCGCAAATCGAAAAGAACAACGAGGGGAAGCGGTATATCCGCAAGGCAAGACAGAAGACGGAGGTGGAGAGCCTAATACCTCTGCATCCGATAGCGGAGCAGATACTTTCGCTTTACACTAAGGAGGAGAGCAAGGGGGATTATAAGATTTTCCCCGATACGATGAGCAAGGGCAAACTACTAACCCATCTCAAAGCCGTTGGTTGGGCTTGTGGCATTCGCACTCCGCTGACTTGGCATGTCGGAAGACATAGCTTCGGTACGCTGACTTTGGAGGCAGGCATTCCGATAGAGAGCATCGCCAAGATGATGGGGCATTCGTCTATTGCCAGCACGCAAATCTACGCCCAAATCACTGACCAAAAGATTGCAAGAGATATGGAGAGGGTGATGTAACAAAGAGAGCAGATAACTTGAATATAGAAAAGAGCTTGTTCCAGTTAATGAAACAAGCTTTTCTTATAGCAAATAATTTATAATGATTTCTTTTGCATTATCCCTTAGATGTTTTGATATGCAATTTTATTTTCTTCATCGCCCAGTCGTAATGACTGGCAGCTGTCGAAACGCAGTAAGCTCCGAGTGGGGAAGTCCCTGTCCAAGCGAGTGTTCCTTTGGCAAAGAGTTCATCGTTGGAGAATTGCTCTATCAGTGCCATTACATCTTTGTGGCTCTCTCTTAACTTTGCTTTAGCTTCCTCCAATGGCGTATTTTGGTGCTTCTTCCAAAACCCAACGTTCATTGCCGGATAGGTTTTCCAATTATACGGTTCTGGTAAAAAAGGCTTGCGTTCGTCGTTACTGTTGGCTTTTACCCAATTTAGTAACAACTGATGCCATTCATACAGATGCACAAGCACATCTCGCAGGTTTTTGTCCCTGCTCCAATGTGTTTCTTTCCCGGCCGTTGCCATTTCCTCGGCAAAGGCTGCTTTCTGCTGTTCTTCGCTCATACTGTCGATGAGTTTCCACATCTTGTCGAATTGTCCGTTGGCGGATGCTGTCAAATCCGCTTTTGTCGTTGCTCTTGCCATAGTCTTTATTACTCATTATATAGTTGATAAAACTCCAGCCAATGCCCGTCGGGGTCTTCAAAAGTCAGCAACTTGCCGTATGGCTCTTCTCTGATGTTGCCGATGATCTTCACATTTTTGCTTTTCAATTCATCTCTGGCAAGTTCGATATCCTCCACCTCAAACATAATCCTTGTTTTACTCGCAACGACTTCACCTTTGCTCTCCGGTCTTTTCAGGATGGCAAACGATGTCTCACCCAAAGCGAACTCTATCCAGTCGCCATCGACAACTTTTATATCAAATCCGATATTGCGATAGAATTCTTGAGACCTCTGCAAATCGCTGACATAAATCCAGCAGGCATATATTCTTTTAATCTTCATTCTTATCGTGTTCTTTTTCCGCACTCAGTGCAAACCTTGTCATGCAATGAGACGATGCCTCCGCATTCCATGCAGGTGTATCGAGCGGAGTGTATTTTCAGGAAATTACATATTCCTTCTTCCCTTACAATCTCACTATTTTCGACCAGACTTTCTTCGTAACGGCTGTTATAACTTTTTTCGAGGTTTCTTATAAGTCTACAAGGGAAGTCACCACACTGATAGCAATAAGTAATCTCTTTCAGCTGCACGCAGTCTTTTATCCTGCATTTTCGGCAATGCACTGGTTTACTTTTGTTTTCTTGCATACATCCACTGCAAGGCTTCTGTATTTTCCTCGTATGACAATGCTTATAGCATACCGTACAGTTCATGCCACAGGGAGCGAACATTTCTATGTCAATGCTGCCAATTCTCATATCTGTCTTTTCTTTTTCTCCATTCTTCTAGTGTGAGTTTGGTGAAATGTTCTGTGCGAACGTCATTCATCAATGGGACGGGCTTGTTGTATTCCGTATGGCTGTAAGTGAATCCGCATTTCTCTTGCACTCGTTTTGATTTCTCGTTGCCATCAAAATATCCGCACCAAACGGTAGTCATCTGCAAATCCTCAAAGGCATATCGAATCAATTCGCTGACGGCTTCGGGAATCAGGCCTTGCCCCCAATATGGCTCGCTAATCCAATAGCCAATCTCACATTCGCTGCCCGCCATCTTTGCGGAGCGAATCTCACTCCTTGCTGTCATGATTCCTACGCTACCGATTGTTTCGCCTGTCTCCTTCAGAACAACAGCGTATGTCTCCGGAGCAGATAACACGCCCTTGATGATTTCGCGGCTGTTCCCAATACTCGTGTGCGGCGGCCAACCTGCGATGGGACCGATATTCGGATTGCAGGCATATTTGTAGAGTGCTTCGGCATCGCTTTCCTGCCACGGTCTTAAAATCAAGCGTTTGGTCTGTAATTCCATATTTCTTATTGATAAAATTCTTTTCTTTTATCGTCTGCTCTTTGGTCATTGCACCAAACAAATTACATAACGAGGCTTCCCTCGCTGTCAATCTCCCAAAAAGGATTGTAGGCTACCTCGAACACATAGCCGTCCAAATCTTTGAAATAGCCGCTGTAACCGCCCCAAAACACTTTCTGTGCAGGCTTCACAACGGTTGCTCCGAGCCGTTCGGCTTCCTGCATCACGGTATCGACTTCTTCCTCCGATGTGGCATTATAGCTGATTGTCATACCCGAAAAGGATGCCTGCTGATAATTTAGCGTTGTGTCTTTTTCCAATTCTTGCAGTGGATATAATCCTAAAACTATCCCACCCAAAGGAAACAATGCGTAGGCTTCTTGACTTTGTTGCGATTTCTTCCAGCCTAAGCCCTCGTAGAAAGCCAAGGCCTTTTGGAAGTCTTTTACTCCCAATGTGATTAAAGTGAATTTCTGTCTCATAAGTTGTGCATTATTGAAATTGAATCCGCCACAAAGTTACTTATTCATAGCAAGAAAGAAGAATGAAACGGCCAGAAAATCATCTACTTCAGAAACTCTATCCCCGATAATTCTCTTGCAGTAATCTGTTGATATCTGAGAGTCGATAGAGTATTTTCCCTGCGATTTGGGTGTAGGGAATAATGCCTCTGTCCCGATAGTCCTGCAAAGTGCGAGGACTAACGAAAAGGTGTTCGCAGACCTCCCGCCCCGTAAGGTATATTTCTCCCCCGAAGAGCGGACAGTGCGTTTGGGCTATCTCCCGAATACGTTTACTTACTTCCTTAATGCCCGAAATGAGTTCTTTCATCTCGGGTGTTTCTTTGTTAATCGTTTCGTATTCCATAGTCGTGGTTATTTGCGGTTGGACTTGGCGAGGAGTGCTTCCACATCCTCACGTTTGTAATAGCACTTGTGTCCGATTTGGATAAAGGGCAGCACGGACGTATCCCGATAGTGCTGGAGCGTTCGCTTGCTGATGTTCAGTATTCGGCACACGTCCCCGTTGTGTAACAGGTCGGGGAGTTCGGGCTTCATTCCGAAGTGTTCTCGCATACAAAGAGCCAGCTCTTCAATGCTCTTTTTCAGTTCCTCCCACGCGGAGGTGTCGATGGCGGTAAATCTCATATCAATATCGTTTTTAATTGTCGTTTTTCTCTTTTCGGTGCAAATGTATGCGAGCGAAATCCTTGTTCCAAGAACCGATGAAATCAAGGGAAACAGCAGGAAATCGCAGGCAAATGTACAAGCACAAACCGCCTGTTTCACCCCCTTTTCTCTAAGTGTGTACTTGTGGCTTCGATATGATGTGAAATGTCCACACGACACAACGGGAAAAAGATACCGAGCGACCGTAAGATTGCTCGGTATCTTTTCTTTGATTACTCGGCATCTTTTGGGGGTTCTCTCGCCAATGATAATTCTCGCTTGCATATCCCTCGAAGAAAAAGGGTGCAGGTATTAGCAATCCGATGAAGTCGTTTACAGAGCCTTTCTCCTCTCTGTTCTTTGCTTTTTGAGCCTTTTCGTTCTGTTTTCTCCCATTTTTACTACTCATTTTCGGAGCATTTCTCTGTACCTCGAAGCAACAGACACACCAGCCTTGGGACTCTGTGTTCGCCTCTGTAACTTGGTTTCAGCATCCGTTTTCGGATGAAAGTTCAAAACCAAGCAAACAGAAGAAGTACGAACAATGAAAAGAAACAAGCAAACGAGAAATGCCATAGATACTTTCTTCTTTCACTGTGAAAGGGTATATACGGTGAAAGGAAAAAAGCAGGGAATGGCTTTTTGTTTTGCGTGCGACAAGGTGCGTCCTCCGTGATCCGACAGCCTTTCCCTTTCACCGTTTATAACTCAAATCCCATTTATTCAATAACCACTTATGAAACCAAGATATTACGATTTACAACATATCAAAGAGATACCGATAGGCGACTACCTGCACGCCTGTGGTATTGAACCTGCCAAACGGTACAACGGCTATGCTCTTTATCACGCACCTTACCGAGAAGACCACAATGCCAGCCTGAAAGTGGACTTTCGGCAAAACCTGTGGCATGATTACGGCACAAACCAAGGTGGAAGCATCATCGACCTTGTGATGCGAATGCAAGGATGCAGTGCCTATAAAGCAATGGCGCATCTTGCCGAAAGAAAAGCGACACCTTTCACTTCCTTTTCCTTTCATCGTGAAGCTCACATAGGGCAGAGAAGGGATGAACAGCAACCCAATAATACAAGGCGTATCCTCTCCATCAGCGAAACGTTGCCCCTGCATCTGCAAAGCTATCTCCGAGAGGTACGCGGGATAGACCTTGCCGTGGCAAGTCCTTATCTCCGTCATATTCGTTACGAAGTGGGAGGACGAGAGTACTCTGCCATCGGCTTCCCAAATCGCGCAGGAGGGTATGAGCTTCGGGGCGACAAGACATTCAAGGGAACGATTGCCCCAAAGGATATATCCGTGATTGCAGGAAGAGCGAGCAACGCTCCTCTCTGTATCTTCGAGGGCTTTGTGGACTTCCTTTCCCTTCTCACGATGAAAGGGGAAGAAACCATTTCGCCTTCCATCGTTCTGAACTCCGTGAGCAATATCCATAGAGCCGTTGCCTATCTCCACGAGAACGGCATCGACTCCGTTCGGGCATTCCTCGACAACGATGAAGCAGGACGAAAAGCCCTCCAATCTCTTCGCTCAGCA from Parabacteroides merdae ATCC 43184 includes the following:
- a CDS encoding site-specific integrase; translated protein: MQREKFKILLYLKKSGLDKLGQAPIMGRITYGRTIAQFSCKLSCAPDLWNARESRLNGKSREAVVTNGKLERLLLSVQSAYRVLYERGAVFTATDIKELFQGSMQTQITFLERYDRMVKDMEQKVGIEIKATTMSSYHTVRKHLQVFIGEKYHTADIPFGQMEEDFLECLQHYSVGKLGHSQGHYRKMALAVKKLCRLAYREGLTERQLFAHIEIERGENKQPRALDRASLDKLLGLTFEPYEVELETARNLFLFSCYTGVAYCDMVALNREHLFTDDEGALWLKFRRQKTNTLCRVKLLSEAVRMIERYQSEERNTLFAPITYSAYLVQLKALQLRAGISIPLSAHVGRHTFATLITLERGVPIETVSRMLGHSNIQTTERYAHVTPKKLFDEFGRFLSFTENLTLTL
- a CDS encoding ClbS/DfsB family four-helix bundle protein — its product is MARATTKADLTASANGQFDKMWKLIDSMSEEQQKAAFAEEMATAGKETHWSRDKNLRDVLVHLYEWHQLLLNWVKANSNDERKPFLPEPYNWKTYPAMNVGFWKKHQNTPLEEAKAKLRESHKDVMALIEQFSNDELFAKGTLAWTGTSPLGAYCVSTAASHYDWAMKKIKLHIKTSKG
- a CDS encoding VOC family protein → MKIKRIYACWIYVSDLQRSQEFYRNIGFDIKVVDGDWIEFALGETSFAILKRPESKGEVVASKTRIMFEVEDIELARDELKSKNVKIIGNIREEPYGKLLTFEDPDGHWLEFYQLYNE
- a CDS encoding DUF3795 domain-containing protein gives rise to the protein MRIGSIDIEMFAPCGMNCTVCYKHCHTRKIQKPCSGCMQENKSKPVHCRKCRIKDCVQLKEITYCYQCGDFPCRLIRNLEKSYNSRYEESLVENSEIVREEGICNFLKIHSARYTCMECGGIVSLHDKVCTECGKRTR
- a CDS encoding GNAT family N-acetyltransferase, translated to MELQTKRLILRPWQESDAEALYKYACNPNIGPIAGWPPHTSIGNSREIIKGVLSAPETYAVVLKETGETIGSVGIMTARSEIRSAKMAGSECEIGYWISEPYWGQGLIPEAVSELIRYAFEDLQMTTVWCGYFDGNEKSKRVQEKCGFTYSHTEYNKPVPLMNDVRTEHFTKLTLEEWRKRKDRYENWQH
- a CDS encoding VOC family protein; this encodes MRQKFTLITLGVKDFQKALAFYEGLGWKKSQQSQEAYALFPLGGIVLGLYPLQELEKDTTLNYQQASFSGMTISYNATSEEEVDTVMQEAERLGATVVKPAQKVFWGGYSGYFKDLDGYVFEVAYNPFWEIDSEGSLVM
- a CDS encoding helix-turn-helix domain-containing protein; this translates as MEYETINKETPEMKELISGIKEVSKRIREIAQTHCPLFGGEIYLTGREVCEHLFVSPRTLQDYRDRGIIPYTQIAGKILYRLSDINRLLQENYRG
- a CDS encoding helix-turn-helix domain-containing protein, with the translated sequence MRFTAIDTSAWEELKKSIEELALCMREHFGMKPELPDLLHNGDVCRILNISKRTLQHYRDTSVLPFIQIGHKCYYKREDVEALLAKSNRK
- a CDS encoding toprim domain-containing protein, which produces MKPRYYDLQHIKEIPIGDYLHACGIEPAKRYNGYALYHAPYREDHNASLKVDFRQNLWHDYGTNQGGSIIDLVMRMQGCSAYKAMAHLAERKATPFTSFSFHREAHIGQRRDEQQPNNTRRILSISETLPLHLQSYLREVRGIDLAVASPYLRHIRYEVGGREYSAIGFPNRAGGYELRGDKTFKGTIAPKDISVIAGRASNAPLCIFEGFVDFLSLLTMKGEETISPSIVLNSVSNIHRAVAYLHENGIDSVRAFLDNDEAGRKALQSLRSAGIKVEDMSRHYARYKDLNEYHVAQRTGQKQVIPSRKRGLGR